From Nicotiana tabacum cultivar K326 chromosome 15, ASM71507v2, whole genome shotgun sequence, the proteins below share one genomic window:
- the LOC107830241 gene encoding serine hydroxymethyltransferase 4 has protein sequence MDPVSIWGNTPLSETDPEIHDLIEKEKRRQCRGIELIASENFTSFAVIEALGSALTNKYSEGMPGNRYYGGNEYIDEIENLTSSRALQAFHVDPAKWGVNVQPYSGSPANFAAYTAVLNPHDRIMGLDLPSGGHLTHGYYTSGGKKISATSIYFESLPYKLDSKTGYIDYDRLEEKALDFRPKLIICGGSAYPRDWNYKRFRDVADKCGALLLCDMAHISGLVAAQEAANPFEYCDLVTTTTHKSLRGPRAGMIFYRKGPKPPKKGQPEDAVYNFEDKINFAVFPSLQGGPHNHQIGALAVALKQAMTPGFKAYAKQVKANAVALGNYLMSKGYNLVTGGTENHLVLWDLRPLGLTGNKVEKLCDLANITVNKNAVFGDSSALAPGGVRIGTPAMTSRGLLEKDFEQIGEFLHRAVTITLNIQKEHGKLLKDFNKGLVNNKEIEELKADVEKFASSFDMPGFKMSEMKYKD, from the exons ATGGATCCAGTTTCAATCTGGGGCAATACACCCTTATCAGAAACCGACCCGGAAATCCACGACCTTATCGAAAAAGAAAAACGCCGTCAATGTCGCGGCATAGAACTAATCGCATCGGAAAACTTCACGTCGTTCGCCGTAATCGAAGCACTCGGCAGCGCGTTAACTAATAAATACTCCGAAGGAATGCCAGGTAACCGTTATTACGGCGGCAATGAATACATAGACGAAATCGAAAACCTAACAAGTTCCCGCGCTTTACAAGCTTTTCACGTGGACCCCGCAAAATGGGGTGTTAATGTTCAACCATATTCAGGTAGTCCTGCTAATTTTGCTGCATATACAGCAGTTTTAAATCCACATGATAGAATTATGGGATTGGATTTACCATCTGGTGGACATTTAACACATGGGTATTATACATCTGGAGGGAAAAAGATTTCAGCTACTTCAATTTATTTTGAGAGTTTGCCTTATAAATTGGATTCAAAAACTGGGTATATTGATTATGATAGATTGGAAGAGAAGGCATTGGATTTTAGGCCAAAGTTGATTATTTGTGGAGGGAGTGCTTATCCTAGAGATTGGAATTATAAAAGGTTTAGAGATGTTGCTGATAAATGTGGGGCCCTTTTGCTTTGTGATATGGCCCATATTAGTGGCCTTGTTGCTGCTCAG GAAGCAGCTAATCCCTTTGAGTACTGTGATCTAGTGACTACCACTACCCACAAGAGCTTGAGGGGTCCACGAGCGGGTATGATCTTCTACCGCAAGGGTCCCAAGCCACCGAAGAAGGGCCAGcctgaagatgcagtttacaactTTGAAGACAAGATTAATTTTGCTGTTTTCCCCTCTCTCCAGGGTGGTCCTCacaaccaccaaatcggtgctttaGCTGTGGCTTTGAAACAGGCCATGACTCCTGGATTTAAGGCCTATGCTAAGCAAGTGAAGGCCAATGCTGTTGCTCTTGGTAACTACCTGATGAGTAAAGGATACAACCTCGTCACTGGCGGGACTGAGAACCACCTTGTTCTTTGGGATCTTCGCCCTCTAGGTTTGACTG GTAACAAGGTTGAGAAACTTTGTGACCTTGCCAACATTACTGTTAACAAGAATGCTGTATTTGGTGATAGCAGTGCTTTGGCACCTGGAGGTGTTCGTATTG GTACTCCTGCCATGACATCAAGGGGTTTGCTTGAGAAGGACTTTGAGCAGATCGGCGAGTTCCTTCATAGGGCTGTGACAATCACCTTGAACATCCAGAAGGAGCATGGAAAGCTTTTGAAGGACTTCAACAAAGGTCTGGTTAATAACAAGGAAATTGAAGAACTCAAAGCAGATGTTGAGAAATTTGCCTCTTCTTTTGACATGCCTGGATTCAAGATGTCTGAGATGAAGTACAAGGACTAA